The Haloplanus natans DSM 17983 DNA segment GCTGGGCGATGTAGACGCCGCCGGTGTAGAGCAGGATGGCCTGGGCGGTCAGGTAGACGACGGCCGTACTCCGGCCGGTGGCGCCGAAGGCGAACTCGGTGAGCGGGATGCCGTAGTTGCCGGAGTTGGGGAAGGCACTCACGAGGACGACCGCGCTCAGAATGGGTTCGTCGAGGCCGAACAGCCGGCCGACGGCCTCGGAGACGACGACCATCGCGACGAGATACACGGCGGTGGCGACGCCGATACGGGCGAGTGTCGCCCCCCCGAAGCTCGCGGTGGCGATGCTGTGGAAGATGAGCGCCGGGACGAGGACGTACACCGTGACGGTGTTGAGGGGGTCGATGTCGATATCGCGGAGGCGGCCGAGGACGACGCCGACGCCCGCGAGGGCGATGATGGGGAGGATGGCCGTCGCGAAGATGGAAAACAGCGACGTCACGCGGCGCTCACCCCGTCCGTCGCCGTCGTCCGCTGGCGTGATCTCCGGACCACGCTACGCCAGGCGCCAGCGGTCGTTTCCCGTGGGTTCGATCACGTCGCGGCGCTCCATCTCGGCGAGCACCTCGTCGAGTCGGTCGGGTTGGGCGATCTCCATCTCGATGCGCTGGACGTCGTGGTCGGCGGCCAGGCGCGTTCGGATCGCCGCCCGGTCGAACGTCTCCGCGTCCGTGCGTGCCATGACGCCCTCGATCAGATCGATCATGTCCTCGATGAAGTTCCAGGGGTAGACGATCCACGCCCACTCGTCGAGGCGTTCGCCGACGAAATCGGGGTCGAACTCGCTGGTCGAGAGCAGTTGCAGGGTGGCCGTCCGCACTTCGTCGGCGTCGCGGTCGGTGACGTACTCGTAGGCGTGACGCAGCGACTCGCCCGTGTCCGCGATGTCGTCGACGATCAACACGTCCTTACCCGCGACGCTCCCCTCGGGCATCGGATACCGCACCTCGGGGTCGGCGCCTTTCGACGCCGTGCCGACGTAATGTTCCATCTTGAGGCTGGTGAGGTCGTCGAGGCCGAGGAAGTCACAGCAACAGCGGCCGGCGAACCAGCCGCCACGGGCGAGGGCGACGATCACGTCGGGGTCGAACTCCGCGGTCCGCACCTCGTCGGCCACGTCCCGGCAGAGCCCGTAGATGTACTCCCAGTTGGTGATCGTGCAAGTGAAGTCGTCCGGGAGGTCGCTCATGGCGGCGAGTCCGACGGCCGACGGGTAAGGGTTTACGTTTCGCCGAACCGCCCAACGCCTTTTATCGCCCCCGCTCCACGTCGGTGGCATGGACACGCGCCGCACCCTGTTGATCGACGCGTTCGCGGCCGACCCGCTCGCGGGCAACCCGGCTGGCGTCGTCCCCGACGCCGACGGCCTCGACGCCGAACGGATGGGACAGGTCGCCCGCGAACTATCGGCGAGCGAGACGGCCTTTCTCACCGACGCCGCCGACGTGGACCGTCGCATCCGGTATTTCACGCCGACACAGGAGGTCGACCTCTGCGGGCACGCCACCATCGCCAGCCTCGTCCACCTCCACGACGAGGGGACACTCGACGCTGGCGAGGGGCGACTGCGGACGAACGCGGGGATCATCGACGTCGAGGTGACCGACGAGGGCGTGGCGTGGATGGGGACCGGCGAGCCGTCGGTCGAGGTGGTCGACCTCGATTACGAGCGGGTGGGCGCAGCACTCGGCATCGACCCCGCGGCGATGCAGGACGTGGGCGCGGACGTCCCGGCAGCGGTGGCGACGGTCGGGTTACCGTTCCTGATCGTGCCCGTCAACTTCCTCGAACGGCTGGGCGAGGCCGATCCGGATATGGACGCGGTCGAGAAACTGGCGGCCGAGTACGGCGCCACCGGCGTCTACGCGTTCACCTTCGACGCGCTGGACGCGGACTCGACGCTCCACGCGCGGATGTGGGCGCCGGGGGCGGGCGTGCCGGAGGACCCGGTGACGGGCACCGCGAGCGGTGCCTGCGGAGCCTACCTCCACGCGGTCGACGCCTTCGACGACCCGCCCGCCCAGATGCGGTTCGAACAGGGCCACTTCGTCGACCGACCGGGGCTGGTTCGGGTGGAAGTCGATGGCGATAGCGTCCGTGTGGGCGGGCGCGCGGTGACGGCACTCGACGGCTCCCTCGCCGTCCCGCCGGCCGACAGCGACGACATCCTCGAGGCGTAGGGCGTCCCGTCGCCGCCGACTCCGCGCATGCCGCCGGCACTCCCACCGAGACCCCGCGCCACGGCGTCACATGGATCGCCCTAAATGCGCGCTCCGAAACCTTCTTTATCGCGCTGGTGGGAGTCCTGCGTACGAAATGGCTGTAGCTTGGCTGGAGGACGTTCGGTCCACCGATCTGGGGACGGTCGGTGGCAAGGCGGCTTCGCTCGGCGAACTCACGGGGGCCGGTCTTCCCGTCCCACCGGGATTCGTCGTCACCGCCGGCACCTACCGTACCTTCATCGAGGACGCCGGTATCGACGAGGAACTGTTCTCGGCGGTCGACGTCGACTCCGAGGACTCGGCGGCGCTCGAAGCGGCCCACGAGCGCGCCCACGAACTCATCGTCGAGACGGAGGTACCCGAACACGTACGCGAGGAGATCGTCGAGGCGTACCGGTCGATGGGCGACGGGGAGACGTTCGTCGCCGTCCGGTCGTCGGCGACCGCGGAGGACCTGCCCGACGCCTCCTTCGCCGGCCAGCAGGAGACGTTCCTCAACGTCACCGAGGACGACCTGGTCGACCGGGTACAGGAGTGCTGGGCGTCGCTGTTCTCCCAGCGAGCCATCTACTACCGGAATCAGAAGGGGTTCCCACACGACGAGGTGGACATCGCCGTCGTCGTCCAGACGATGGTCGACGCCGAGAAAAGCGGCGTGATGTTCACGAGTCACCCCTCGACCGGCGACCCGCGGATCATCATCGAGGCGGCGTGGGGGCTGGGCGAGGCGGTCGTCGCCGGCGCCGTCTCGCCGGACAACTACGTCGTCGACCGCACGACGGGTGAGATAGAGACGATGACGGTCGCGACGAAGAAGGTGATGCACGTCAAGGACGACGAGACGGGCGAGACCGTCGAGCGTGAGGTCCCCGGGGACAAACGCGATCAGCAGGTGCTCACGCAGGCGGAGATCGACCGCCTGATCGAACTCGGCAAGAAAGTCGAGGACCACTACGGCGAACCACAGGACGTGGAGTGGGCGGTCGCCGGCGGCGAGGTGTATATGCTTCAGTCCCGTCCGATCACGACCATCGACGACGGGGCGAGCAGTACGGCCCAGGGCGAAAGCGAGGACGAGGCCGAGAGCGACGACGACCTCCTGCTCTCCGGCCTCGGCGCGAGTCCCGGCACGGCCGCCGGTGCCGTCCGAATCGTCACGAAACTCGACCATCTCGATCAGGTGAGCGAGGGTGACGTGATCGTCACCGAGATGACGATGCCCGACATGGTGCCGGCGATGAAGCGCGCGGCCGCCATCGTCACCGACGAGGGCGGGATGACCTCGCACGCGGCCATCGTCTCCCGCGAACTCGGCGTGCCGGCCGTCGTCGGCTGTGGCGGCGCGACCCGCACGCTGGAGGACGGACAGATGGTCACCGTCGACGGCGAGATGGGGACGGTCCGCAACGGGACGCTCGCTACCGACGACCCCGTCGTCGAACCCGGCAGTAACGACGACGACCCGGTCGGCACGCGGCCCAAACCCGTCACTGCGACGGAGGTGAAGGTGAACGTCTCCATCCCCGAGGCGGCGTCCCGCGCCGCCCAGACGGGTGCCGACGGCGTTGGCCTCCTCCGGATCGAACATCTCGTCCTCTCGCTGGGGAAGACTCCGGAACGCTACATCGCGGACGAGGGCTCCGAGGCGTACGTGACGGAACTGATGGACGGCGTCCGCACGGTGGCCGAGGAGTTCTACCCACGGCCGGTTCGGGTGCGCACCCTCGACGCCCCGACCGACGAGTTCCGACAACTGGAGGGCGGCGAGGACGAACCGGACGAACACAACCCGATGCTCGGCTACCGGGGCATCCGACGGAGCCTCGACCGGCCGGAGGTGTTCGAACACGAACTCGAGGCGTTCAAACGCCTCTACGAGATGGGCTACGACAACCTCGAGATCATGTTCCCGCTCGTCACCGACGGCGAGGACGTGGCCGCGGCCCGCGAGCACATGGCGTCGGTCGGTATCGACCCCACGAAGCGCGACTGGGGCGTCATGATCGAGACGCCGGCCAGCGCGATGGGCGTCGAGGACATCATCGACGAAGGCGTCGACTTCGTCTCATTCGGGACGAACGACCTCACGCAGTACGTCCTCGCGGTGGACCGCAACAACGAACACGTCTCGGACCGGTTCGACGAACTCCACCCCCAGGTGCTCGCCATCATGGGCGACACCATCGACGCCTGTCGCGCGGCGGGCGTCGACACCAGCATCTGCGGGCAGGCCGGCTCCCACCCCGAGATGGTCGACTTTCTGGTCCGCAAGGGGATCACCTCGATCAGCGCCAACATCGACGCCGTGGCCGACGTATTCGAGAAGGTCGACCGCGTCGAGGAGCAGCTCATCCTCGATTCGGTGCGGTAGGGCGGAACGCAACGGCTAAACGCCCCCGCTGGCTGTGTGGTAGCATGACGCAGGCGGTTCCGCAGACGTTCGACCGCGTCCTCTCCAGCATGTGTACCCGCCCGCACCCGGCGGCACGGGCGGCGGCCGAGCGGTTTCTCGAGACGAACCCCGGCGACCCCGAGACGTATCGCTCGGTCGCTCGGCTGGAGGCGGACGTGGTCGAGTGGTTGGGCGAGGTGACGGGCCTCGACCGGCCCCACGGCTACGTCGCCAGCGGGGGGACGGAAGCCAACGTACAGGCGGTGCGGGCGGCGCGCAACCGGGCCGACGCGGCCGACCCGAACGTCGTCGCGCCCGAGAGCATCCACTTCAGCTTTCAGAAGGCCGCGGAGGTGCTCGATGTCGACCTGCGGACCGCGCCGGTCGACACGGACCGGAGAGCGGACCCGGCGGCGATGGCCGACCTGGTCGACTCGGACACCGCGCTGATCGTCGGCGTCGCGGGGACGACGGAGTACGGACGCGTCGACCCGATTCCGGCGCTCGCGGACCTCGCGGCCGACGCCGACGCCTTCCTCCACGTCGATGCCGCGTGGGGCGGGTTCGCGCTCCCCTTCACCGACCACGAGTGGCACTTCGGCCACGCCGCCGTCGACACGATGACCATCGACCCGCACAAACTCGGACGGGCGGCCGTACCGGCGGGTGGCTTCCTCGCCCGCGAGGGGGCGACGATGGACGCGCTGGCGGTCGAGACGCCGTATCTGGAGTCCACGTCGCAGGCGACGCTCACGGGGACCCGGAGCGGCGCGGGGGTGGCAAGCGCCGCGGCGGCGCTGGCCGAACTCTGGCCCGACGGCTACCGCGACGCGTTCGACCGCGCACGGGCGAACGCCGAGTGGGTCGCGAGCGCTCTCGCCGACCGCGGCGTCGACGTGGTCGACCCCGTTCTCCCGCTGGTCGCGGCCGACCTCCCCGGCGACCTGTTCGACGCGCTGACCGAGCGCGGGTGGCGCCTCGCCCGGACCGCCCGCGGAGAACTCCGCATCGTGTGTATGCCACACGTCACTCGCGAGATGCTGATCGAGTTCGTCGACGACCTCGACGACTGCCGGTGAACGGAACCTGAAAGACTTACGTCGCCGCCGTTGGAGAGGGAGGTGTGGAGACACTGGTCCCCCTCCTCGCGTTCGACCTCCCCGGGTTCGAGTGGTTGACACGGCTCGTCGAGACGGCGACAGGATGGGGCGGGCTGGCGATCATCTTCGTCTACTCGTTTCTCATCGCCTTCGCACTTCCCGGCGTCAGCGAGGTGGTCCTCCTCGCGCCCCTCGATCTCGGCCTGTCGACCGAGCTACGGCTGGCGGTGATCATCCTCACCTCCGCCGCCGGCAAGGCGGTCGGGAGTGTCTTCGCCTTCCACATCGGCCAGGAGGCCAAGGAGGCCGGACCGATCATCAAGGCGCTCCGACGCTCCCGCTTCGACGTGATCGGCTGGTCCGAACGCCGGACCGTCGATGTCGCCCGCCGCTGGGGCTACGCCGGCCTCGCGCTTGCGCTCTCGGTTCCCTTCTTCCCAGACACGCTCTCCATCTACGCGTTCGCCGTGCTGGAGGAGGATTACTACCGTTTCGCCGCGGCGACGTTCGTCGGGAGCGTGGGTCGGCTGCTGGTGACGCTGGGGCTGAGCGCGGGCGTCTTAGCGATCCTGTAACGCCGCGGGCGGCCCACCCGGCAACCGATCCCGGTCGTGACCCTCGGTGAAGTCGATGTCGGGACCCGTCGCCACCAGCCGTTTCGGATTCAGATCGGCGTGGCTCACGTAGTAGTGGCGGACGATGTGGTCCATATTGACCGTTCGTTCGATGCCGGGCGTGGTGTAGAGGTCCTTCGTGTACTCCCAGAGGTTTCCGTACTCGTGGATGGCGCGGCGGTTACATTTGAAGTGGGTGTGGTAGACGTGATCGAAGCGCACCAAGGTAGCGAACATGGCGAGGTCGGCCTCCGTCAGCACATCGCCGGCCAGATACCGCTGGTCCGCTAGCAGGTCGTCGTACCGGTCGAGCGCATCGAACAGGTCGTCGACGGCGCGGTCGTACGCCTCCTGTGACCCCGCGAAGCCGGCGCGATAGACGCCGTTGTTGATGGGGTCGTAGATGTCGTCGATCAGGGAGTCGACCGCGTCGCGGTAGCCCGCGGGGTAGAGGTCCACGTCGCGGGTGCCGAGTTCGTGGCCGGCTACGTCGAGGGTCCGCATGATCTCCTCGGACTCGTTGTTGACGATGGTCCCCGTCTCCGTATCCCAGAGGACGGGCACGGTCGGCCGACCGGTGAACTCGGGGTCGGCGCGGACGTAGAGTTCCCGCAGGTAGTCGGCCCCGTAGAGAGGGTCCGGATGGGCGTCGGAGAACTCCCAGCCCTCGTCGTAGCGTTCCGGTTGGACGAGCGAGAGTGAGACGGCGTCGTCCTGTCCTTTCAGGCTACGCGTCATGGCGACGCGATGGGCCCACGGACACGCCCGCGAGATGTAGAGGTGGTAGCGCCCGGCCTCGACGGGGAACGCGTCGGTGCCGAGACGGTCGTGAAACGCCTGCTCCTGTCGCTTGAACTCCCCGTCGTCGTCGGTCTCGATGTCGGCATCGGCGACCCACTCGCCCTCGACGAGTCGGCTCACCGTTCGCTCACCTCGATATCCATACCTCACGCTCCGGTGCGGACGGACAAAAGGCTTCGTCGGCGCAGCGCAAGCTATTTTAACCACTTAGTAATACTACTAAGTGGTATGTCTTCGTACGAGCAGTTCAGTCAGGTCGGTGAAGCGGACGTAACGCGTGCGATCGGACAGGAGTGGACCGAGGAGTTCATGGATTTCTCGGATTCGGACGTGCTGATCGTCGGCGGCGGCCCGTCGGGGCTGATGGCGGCGAAGGAGCTCTCCGAGCGCGGTGTGAAGACGATGGTCGTCGAGAAGAACAACTACCTCGGCGGTGGCTTTTGGCTCGGCGGGTTCCTGATGAACAAGGTGACCGTCCGTGATCCCGCCCAGGACGTACTGGAGGACCTCGATGTCGACTACAAGTCCGCCCAGGACACGGAGGGGCTGTACGTCGCCAACGGGCCGGAGGCGTGTTCGGGCCTGATCAAGGCCGCGTGTGATGCGGGCGCGAAGATGCAGAACATGACGGAGTTCACCGACATCGTGATCCGCGAGGACCACCGCGTCGGCGGTATCGTCATGAACTGGACGCCGGTCCACGCCCTGCCCCGGGAGATCACCTGCGTCGACCCCATCGCCGTCGAGGCGGACCTCGTCATCGACGCGACGGGCCACGACGCCGTCGCCATCTCCAAACTCGACGAGCGCGGCGTCCTCGACGCGCCGGGCATCCAGCACGCCAAGGAGCACAACACGGGGATGGACCAGACGGGCGACGACTCCTACGGCGCGCCCGGTCACGACTCGCCCGGCCACGACTCGATGTGGGTCGGCGAGAGCGAGGACGCCGTCGTCGAACACACGGGCGTCGTCCACGACGGCCTGATCGCGACGGGGATGGCCGTCGCCACCACGTACGGCCTGCCGCGGATGGGGCCGACCTTCGGCGCCATGCTCGTCTCGGGCAAACGCGCCGCCCAGGCCGCCATCGACGAACTCGGCGTCGACGCCGCGGACGTGGAACTCACCTCGCGGGCGCCGGCGGACGACTGAGGGCCAGTGGTCGGGACCGTCACCCTCTACCGCGCGCCGACGACGCCCGCGGACGCCGACGCCATCGCCGATTGGCTTCGCGACCGGATCGACGGCGAGGTACGGGTGCGGGACCGGTTGCTGGGCTCCGTCAACGACAGCGACGCCCTCGCCGAGGACCTCGCCGCCGCCCGCGTCACCGACCCCTACGACCGCGAGACGGGGACGACGTTGGTCGGTATCGTCCGGTACGAGGAGCGGGCGCTGGCGAAGCCCGAACGCGCGGGCGGCGTCGTCTACGACGGCCGCGTGGTCGGACGGGCGCTGAACGCTCGTCTCCCCGACGACCAAGGGCTCGACCACCTCCACGTCCCCCTGCTCGACCGCGTCCTCGGGACGTGGGGCGGGCACGACGGCCGGTGGCACAAGCGGGTGGCCGTCTTCGGCCAACCGTCCCTCGTTTCCGTTCCCGGGCTGTACGAGGCGCCCGCGAAGCCCGAGGCGTACTACGAGGAAAAGAGCAAACACGCCATGCTGACGGGCGACGCGCCGCCGCGTGAGGTGCTGGAGGCCGACATCGAGGGCGACTTCCTCGTCGCCGACGATCCGCGGACGACCGAGGCGTTGAAGGGGTACGTCCTCGCCGCCGTTGACTTCGTGGAGACGGGATCGGCCTTCTGTGACGACGAGCGGTGTCGGCTGTACGACGCGCACCGACAACCCGGCGTGGTGCAGGCGCAACTGCGCGACCCCGAGTTCTGTGCGGCGCATGCCGAACGGTACGGGTAGCGACCGCGGTGGCCCGACGCCTCACCGACGCCCGGCGCTCAGGTAGACGAACCCGCCGAGTCGCGTCTCGTGGTTCGTCTCGGCACACGCTCCCAACATCGTTCGGTGCGCCGCCGCCACCCGCCGATCGAGCACCCCCGTCGGCGACTCGCCGTGGTGGGCCGCCGTGCCTGGCGGCGACGACGCGCGGACGGCGAGCCGAAAGAGCGGGTTGATGACGCGTCCGGGGAGCCGGTAGCTCCGCGCGAGGTCGAGGAGCGCGATCCGGTCGGGATCGAGCGTCGAGAGCCAGTTTTCGACCGCCGCCGCGGGGTCGGGGAGCATCCCCATCAGGAAGCTCGCGGCGACGGCGTCCGCGTCCCGAAGCGGGAGCCGCGTGCCGTCGCCCCGGCAGACTATCACGTTCTCCCAGCCGGCGCGGTCGATCCGGGCGCGAGCGCGGATGAGGGCGCCGGGCGCGAAGTCGACGCCGACGACGGTCCCCTCGCTGCCGACCCGGTCACGGAGATACGGCAGGGTCGCGCCGGTGCCACAGCCGATATCGACGACGGTGTCGCCGGGCGCGGGGTCGAGCACGTCGACGAGCGCGGTTCGGAGGCGGCGAACGCCCGGCGCGTGGGTCGCGAGGCGGTCGTAGCCGGGCGCCCACCGCGAGTAGAAGGCCTGCGCGGCGCTCGCCCGGTCCGGCTCGGGGGCAGTCATCCGGCGATATCGCGGACGACCCGCGCGGCGGCGGGCGCGTCGGCCGCGAGCACGTAGGTGATGGGTTCGATGCCGAAGCCGCCGGTCTGATAGAGGACGAAGGGGGCGTCGGGGCCGGCGTCGCGGACGGCGTCGACGACGGCCGGTCGGGTCGTCCCGCGGCCGCCCTCCCCGTCCCGCCCGGCCTCGAACTCGACGGTCGGGTAGCCCGCCGCCCGCAGGTCGTCGACGAGCGCCGGATCGTAGCGGACGTTCACGGCGCCGCGGACGGCCGCGCCGGCGGTGCGGGCCGAGAGGAGGATGGAAGCGACGTGTTCGCTGACGCCGAACTCGGGGTCGGAGGGAACTGTCGCCGTCCCGCGCACGTCGAAGATGCGCCCGGGGACACCCGCGACATCCTCCACGTCGGTCGCGTCGGGCAGGCATTCGACGAGGTTGGAGCCGACGTTGGGGACGAGCCCCGCGAACCCGGAGGCGTTGCGGAGGATGCGGAGGCCACGGCGCACCGAGGAACGGACCTGCTCGGTGGTGCGTGCCCCGCTCTCGGGGTCGTGGACGTCGAAGGAGGCGTCGTACTCGCGGAGTTCGGGCATCCGCTCGCGGTGGCGCTCGGCGAGCAGGTCGCCGTTCTCGAGTTGGCGGATCAGCACCTCGATTTCGATGAGCGCCTGCACGCGGCTCACGTCGCCGGTCGCCAGCCCGTCGCCGACCCGTTCGACGAGTGCCCGGACACGCTCGTCGTCGCTGATCGCGTCGCTGGTCGCTACGTCGCCGTGGGCGTACTTCGAGACGGCGGACTGGGAGATACCGAGGGCGTCGGCCACCTCGCGCTGGGTGAAGCCGCGCTCGCGGAGGTCGGCGGCGAGCATCGATCGGACCGTCGGGAGGAACTCCTCGACGACGATTTCCTCGACGAACTTCATGACTCGAACTCGGGGTCGTCCCCGATGCGGGAGGCCTGGGGGCCGCGCTGGTCCTGGTACTTCGAACCGCGCTCGCTCCCGTACGGCCGCTCGGCGGGCGAGGAGAGTTCGGTAAAAACGAGCTGTGAGACGCGCATGCCGGGTGTGAGCGCGACGGGAGCGGTGCCGAGATTGGAGAGTTCGAGCGTCACCTGCCCGCGGTAGCCGGGGTCGACGAAGCCGGCAGTGGCGTGGACGACGACGGCGAGGCGGCCCAGTGAGGAGCGTCCCTCGACGTTCGCGACGAGGTCTGCGGGCATCTCGACGCGCTCTTTCGTGGTGCCGAGGACGAAGTCCCCGGGATGGAGGATGAACTCGGCTCCGTCCTCGACGACCGTCTCCGAGATGTACTCGCCCACTTCCCCCTCGTCGGTCGGGTGGATACAGGAGATGTTCGTGCGCTGGAACTCCAGGAACTCCGAGCCGAGACGGAGGTCGACGCTGGCCGGCTGGACCTGCTGATCGATGTCGTCGAGGGGGTCGATCACGAGATCACCCTCGCGGAGACGGGCGAGGATGTCGGTGTCCGACAGGATCATACTTAGCCGGGCGGTGTCGAGGGGTAAAATCTCCCCGGTCGGCGTCGTGGGGGCACCTCCGTCGGCGTTCGGTGCCGTTCGAGGCAATTCCTGACGCGACCGTGAAGGAAAGGACAACGCTTTTTTGAGACGGTGCGAAATCGGTACGATATGTCTGATGAGGTCAAGCGGGGGCTGGAGGGTGTAGTCGTCTCCGAGTCCCGGCTGAGCTACATCGACGGCGACGCCGGCGAGTTGGGCTACCGCGGGTACGCCATCGAGGACTTCGCACGCGAAGCGACGTACGAGGAGGTGTTGTCACTGCTCTGGAACGGCGAGTGGCCGACCCGCGGCGAACACGACGAGTTCGCCGCCCGCTTGGCCGCCGAACGTGACCTCGATCCGGCCGTCTACGACCTCATCGAGGAACTCGCGGCGCGGGAGGAGAACCCGATGGCGATGATGCGGACGGTCACCTCCGCGCTCTCGGCGTACGACCCGGATGCCGACGCCGACCCGGACGACCGGGAGGCGAATCTGGCGAAGGGCTGTCGGATCACGGCCAAACTCCCGACGGCGCTCGCCGCTTTCGCCCGCCTTCGAGACGGCGACGACCCCGTTGCCCCCCGCGAGGACCTCGGCCACGCCGCGAACTTCCTCTACATGCTGAACGGTGAGGAGCCCGACGGGGTGGCCGCCGAGACGTTCGACACCGCGCTAGTGCTCCACGCCGACCACGGCCTCAACGCCTCGACGTTCTCGGCGATGGTGACCACGTCGACGATGTCGGACCTCCACAGCGGCGTCACGAGCGCCATCGGGACGCTCGC contains these protein-coding regions:
- the dcd gene encoding dCTP deaminase gives rise to the protein MILSDTDILARLREGDLVIDPLDDIDQQVQPASVDLRLGSEFLEFQRTNISCIHPTDEGEVGEYISETVVEDGAEFILHPGDFVLGTTKERVEMPADLVANVEGRSSLGRLAVVVHATAGFVDPGYRGQVTLELSNLGTAPVALTPGMRVSQLVFTELSSPAERPYGSERGSKYQDQRGPQASRIGDDPEFES
- the citZ gene encoding citrate synthase; the protein is MSDEVKRGLEGVVVSESRLSYIDGDAGELGYRGYAIEDFAREATYEEVLSLLWNGEWPTRGEHDEFAARLAAERDLDPAVYDLIEELAAREENPMAMMRTVTSALSAYDPDADADPDDREANLAKGCRITAKLPTALAAFARLRDGDDPVAPREDLGHAANFLYMLNGEEPDGVAAETFDTALVLHADHGLNASTFSAMVTTSTMSDLHSGVTSAIGTLAGGLHGGANQNVMRMLKEIDESDADPDDWIEAAVEDGRRIPGFGHRVYNVRDPRAGILETYSERLGDEAGDRKWYEYSVTIEEYMDGKGLAPNVDFYSASMYYQMGIPMDLYTPIFALSRVGGWIAHMLEQYEDNRLIRPRAHYVGERGREFVPLDER